A window of the candidate division WOR-3 bacterium genome harbors these coding sequences:
- the lptB gene encoding LPS export ABC transporter ATP-binding protein, with protein sequence MLVTKDLTKVFGRRVVVDSVSLEINQGEVVGLLGPNGAGKTTTFNMIVGLLKPKRGDIILDETVITDLPMYQRARMGISFLCQEPSVFRKLKVVDNLLAVFEIVGVKGSAAKEKADLLLKEFNLEHVREQKAYTLSGGERRRVEIARSLINNPKFLLLDEPFTGIDPIARAELQEVILKLRQNGIGVLISDHNVRETLEITDRAYLIYDARVLLSGSAQTLIDDPKARELYLGWKFRI encoded by the coding sequence ATGCTGGTGACTAAGGATTTGACCAAAGTATTCGGCCGACGGGTGGTTGTGGATAGTGTCAGTCTCGAGATAAACCAGGGTGAGGTTGTCGGCCTGCTTGGCCCCAATGGAGCGGGCAAGACAACTACTTTCAACATGATCGTCGGTCTTCTCAAACCGAAGAGGGGCGATATCATACTTGATGAAACCGTTATAACCGATCTGCCAATGTACCAGCGTGCACGAATGGGTATATCGTTCCTCTGCCAGGAGCCAAGCGTTTTCAGAAAGTTGAAGGTTGTGGACAATTTACTTGCGGTTTTCGAGATCGTGGGTGTTAAAGGTTCTGCCGCTAAAGAAAAGGCAGATCTGTTATTAAAGGAATTCAACCTTGAGCACGTCAGGGAGCAGAAAGCTTACACCCTGTCAGGTGGTGAGCGTCGCCGCGTTGAGATCGCCCGGTCCTTGATAAATAACCCCAAATTCCTCCTGCTCGACGAGCCTTTCACGGGTATCGATCCCATCGCGCGTGCCGAGTTGCAGGAAGTTATCCTGAAGCTGAGGCAAAATGGCATAGGCGTGCTCATTTCGGACCATAACGTAAGAGAGACTCTTGAGATAACCGATCGCGCCTACCTTATTTACGACGCACGTGTATTATTGTCGGGTAGCGCACAGACCTTGATCGATGACCCAAAAGCACGTGAGCTCTATTTGGGATGGAAGTTCAGAATCTAA
- the lptC gene encoding LPS export ABC transporter periplasmic protein LptC has product MKEFEKPLALALIAVFLLSACEKKEIEERLPKDMPKIILEKLCLTETKSGQRLWTLNADRADVYDEIIKVDEVTVRFYDENEQEYSVLNAPRGELNTRTHNIFVEDSVYVVTSDSTRLFTESLFWLNDSARILTDAYVKILKRDGTVIEGKGLRTDPRLSRIEIIGETKGTSPISLPDIRK; this is encoded by the coding sequence ATGAAGGAATTTGAGAAGCCACTCGCTCTTGCTCTGATCGCGGTTTTTTTGCTGTCCGCTTGTGAAAAGAAAGAAATCGAGGAAAGATTACCTAAGGATATGCCGAAGATAATTCTCGAGAAGTTATGCCTGACAGAAACGAAGAGCGGGCAGAGACTCTGGACTCTGAATGCCGATCGGGCAGATGTCTATGATGAGATTATCAAAGTTGATGAAGTAACAGTACGGTTCTATGATGAAAACGAACAAGAATATTCCGTACTGAACGCGCCTCGCGGTGAACTTAATACCAGGACCCATAACATTTTTGTGGAAGATAGTGTGTACGTGGTCACGAGTGATTCCACCAGATTATTTACGGAGTCACTCTTTTGGCTCAATGATTCGGCAAGGATATTGACCGATGCGTATGTGAAGATATTAAAACGTGACGGTACGGTCATAGAGGGCAAAGGATTGAGGACCGATCCGCGTCTGAGCAGGATCGAAATAATAGGCGAGACAAAAGGGACTTCTCCAATATCACTTCCGGACATACGGAAGTAG
- a CDS encoding C25 family cysteine peptidase has protein sequence MKRILLLIAFLSGAVSAQDIGARYLVITDDDFYDAVQPLVQWKHKKGMRTKTAKLSEIGHTADSIRNYIVNAYNNWQIPPEFLLLVGAPNYLPFGIMDVTTDNYYTDINNDIFNDILSGRLTVHTANETETVVNKILLYEKNPDLTDSTWFIDACLIVREDIYDPYDDSIYWSDINHAKNYMRTNGYDTIDTLSRVNGNSTSDILQAVNEGCAFVLYRGQGVNNWWSPFDVNPDLTNNGNKLPIVLSITCSTISTSSYPAVAEKWLLTGTPANPRGGAGFFATTTVVTGHADYRSAVAKGFFDGIFRDKKRTFGEACETGRLNVYSLYSASSEYRGFTTLGDPEMNIWTATPCSIVVAHPPVVTMGYSSFSVGVSMAHNSVPVESAYVCVMGTQDTAIYQTEVSDVNGNAYFDLSPMLIGDTMHITVTGRNLKPYEGQMLTVATDRYVAYLKSEIDDSLGGNNDGVINPGEEITVPLWVKNYGDSTAMDVTGAMQSDDPYITVVDSIRTFGNITGGDSAFTGEAGYRFLASPDTPDNRVLNFDLTCSDENDSVWISHFNAVVHTAILEVDSIIIEDINGNGSFEPAESATVVVALRNTGSTAIDAVSAQIQTSSQYITIIDSSGTFPHIGPDSSGTNILDPFVIFADSSTPYGTAVNVKLMINSGYYIDTLAFAFRVGIFVPTDTGYYYAYYSGGAHEYSPTFDWVAIDSTQTANPGISLNLGNDQTIVVALPFDFTYYGIEYDSISICSNGWIALGYQTMLDPSNSAIPNADGPAAMIAGIWDDLDPGNSGQPSDVYYYYDATQHRFIVEYFRVEHWPSADHETFEIILLDPSYYATPTGDGEIIVQYLSAMQQGDNTIGIENGSETIGIQYFLNEVYDTLAKPVTDSFALRYTTHRPDYLRIEELQMPAHMPKETMLAAVHPNPFTHRSILKYSLSAQSIVLLRVYDVAGRAVRTLVHDNFEPGLYTTVWDACDDSGSRLPAGVYFISYFVEAVDGRRGHHQVEKTILVRQ, from the coding sequence ATGAAGAGAATATTATTGCTCATAGCATTTCTTTCAGGAGCCGTATCTGCACAAGATATCGGCGCAAGATATTTAGTTATCACCGATGACGATTTCTACGATGCGGTTCAGCCCCTGGTTCAATGGAAGCACAAGAAGGGAATGCGGACAAAGACCGCTAAACTCTCGGAAATCGGGCACACGGCCGACTCAATCCGTAATTACATAGTGAATGCATATAACAACTGGCAGATCCCTCCGGAATTCCTGTTATTGGTCGGTGCACCGAACTACCTGCCTTTTGGCATAATGGACGTGACCACTGATAACTACTACACTGACATCAATAACGATATTTTCAATGATATCCTGTCCGGACGCCTGACCGTACACACCGCGAATGAAACAGAGACTGTCGTCAATAAAATACTACTGTATGAAAAGAATCCTGACCTGACCGACTCCACGTGGTTCATCGATGCCTGTCTCATAGTGCGCGAGGACATTTATGACCCGTATGACGATTCCATATACTGGAGCGATATCAACCACGCCAAGAACTACATGCGTACTAACGGCTACGACACGATCGATACGCTTTCGCGAGTGAATGGTAATAGCACGAGCGATATCCTTCAGGCTGTCAATGAAGGTTGCGCTTTCGTGCTCTACCGAGGTCAGGGAGTCAACAACTGGTGGTCTCCCTTCGATGTGAATCCCGACCTTACCAACAACGGCAATAAATTACCGATAGTATTGTCGATCACATGCAGCACCATCAGCACGAGTTCATATCCTGCCGTTGCTGAAAAATGGCTTCTGACCGGTACACCTGCGAATCCACGCGGCGGTGCCGGGTTCTTTGCGACGACGACCGTGGTTACCGGACACGCGGACTACAGAAGCGCTGTTGCCAAGGGTTTCTTCGACGGAATTTTCCGGGACAAAAAACGGACATTTGGAGAAGCCTGTGAGACGGGCCGGCTGAATGTTTATTCCCTTTACTCGGCTTCATCCGAATACCGGGGTTTTACTACCCTGGGTGACCCCGAGATGAATATATGGACTGCTACACCCTGTTCGATCGTCGTTGCCCACCCACCAGTTGTCACAATGGGATACTCAAGTTTTTCCGTGGGCGTATCCATGGCGCACAATTCCGTGCCCGTCGAAAGCGCCTACGTCTGTGTCATGGGAACCCAGGACACGGCGATATATCAAACAGAGGTATCCGACGTCAATGGAAACGCGTACTTCGATCTATCTCCGATGTTGATAGGGGATACGATGCACATCACCGTTACCGGACGCAACCTCAAACCATATGAAGGTCAAATGCTAACGGTCGCCACGGATCGCTACGTTGCCTATTTGAAATCAGAAATAGATGATTCGCTGGGCGGCAACAACGACGGTGTCATTAACCCCGGTGAAGAGATCACTGTTCCGCTCTGGGTGAAGAATTACGGTGACAGCACGGCAATGGATGTAACCGGCGCCATGCAATCGGATGACCCATATATCACGGTTGTCGATTCAATAAGAACTTTCGGTAACATCACCGGAGGTGACTCCGCCTTCACCGGTGAGGCCGGCTACCGATTCCTGGCCTCTCCCGATACGCCGGATAACCGCGTACTGAATTTCGACCTGACCTGCAGCGACGAAAATGATTCCGTGTGGATATCGCATTTTAATGCGGTCGTCCATACCGCAATCCTGGAGGTTGACAGTATAATCATAGAGGACATCAACGGAAATGGCAGTTTTGAACCGGCTGAGAGCGCAACCGTCGTTGTTGCACTGCGAAATACTGGCAGCACCGCCATCGATGCGGTCAGCGCGCAGATCCAGACAAGCTCACAGTATATCACGATCATTGATTCAAGCGGCACCTTCCCTCACATTGGTCCGGATAGCTCTGGAACCAACATCCTCGATCCTTTTGTGATATTCGCTGATTCAAGCACACCCTACGGGACTGCGGTCAACGTGAAGCTCATGATCAACTCAGGCTATTATATAGATACGCTGGCTTTTGCCTTCAGGGTCGGGATTTTTGTACCCACTGATACCGGTTATTACTATGCCTACTATTCAGGCGGGGCGCATGAATACTCCCCGACGTTTGATTGGGTCGCCATCGACAGCACGCAAACCGCTAATCCCGGCATATCTCTTAACCTTGGTAATGATCAGACAATAGTCGTTGCCCTGCCATTCGATTTCACGTACTACGGCATTGAATATGACAGTATTTCGATCTGCTCCAATGGATGGATTGCCCTCGGTTACCAGACAATGCTGGATCCATCGAACAGCGCCATACCCAATGCTGATGGTCCTGCGGCAATGATCGCTGGAATCTGGGACGACCTGGATCCTGGCAATTCTGGGCAGCCCAGTGATGTTTATTACTACTATGATGCGACACAGCACCGATTCATCGTCGAGTATTTCCGAGTGGAACACTGGCCAAGTGCAGATCATGAAACATTTGAAATTATTTTGCTGGATCCCTCTTATTATGCCACGCCAACCGGCGACGGTGAGATCATCGTGCAATATCTATCAGCCATGCAGCAGGGCGACAATACGATCGGAATCGAAAACGGCAGTGAGACAATCGGTATCCAGTATTTTCTGAATGAAGTCTATGATACGCTGGCAAAACCAGTCACCGATTCATTTGCATTGAGATACACGACACATCGGCCCGACTATCTTCGAATCGAGGAATTGCAGATGCCGGCGCACATGCCAAAGGAAACGATGCTGGCGGCTGTCCACCCGAATCCGTTCACGCACAGATCTATTCTGAAATACAGCTTGTCCGCTCAGAGTATCGTTCTGCTGCGGGTATATGATGTTGCAGGACGAGCGGTACGGACTCTCGTGCACGATAATTTTGAACCGGGTTTATACACAACAGTATGGGATGCGTGCGATGATTCCGGCTCTCGTCTACCGGCTGGCGTTTATTTTATAAGTTACTTCGTCGAAGCCGTCGACGGCAGAAGAGGACATCACCAGGTCGAGAAAACGATACTGGTGAGACAATAG
- a CDS encoding C25 family cysteine peptidase — MKFAICIILLAIGLHGQNPGARYLIITHDEFADAIRPLARWKHKKGMRTKTVLLSETGHTADSIRNYIIDAYNTWQIPPEFLLLVGAPNFLPMTSAGGTISDNYYTDVDNNLFNDIISGRLTVHNVTEAQTVVNKILLYERTPYLEDASWFTNACLIANEDYGSYPPVGNDTVYWNDIRLAKNHMLTNGYGTIDTFSYGLGNDKYDVINAVNNGRGFVLYRGSGLNNWSYPFDVAPDQTANGAKLPIVLSITCRTMSTSATPAAAEKWLLTGTPTTPRGGAGFFATTTTGIGFITFLRSAVCRGFFNALFLEDKHTFGGACEGGRRNVYALYSSTSEYRGFTTLGDPEMNIWTDTPCSLIVDHPQVVPVGNANLTVSVIQAATSLPVDRAIVCITAKADTALYAVDSTDASGNVYFSIQPQVMSDTLFVTVTGRNLQPYEGTMLTFSTGSYVVHHRSLIDDSIGGNNDGMINPGEYIVMPLWVRNCGDSTAHNVLGALRSSDSYVTITDSVKTFGNILPGDSAFTGDDGYDFEVAQNVHDEHILEFELSCRDINDSVWTSFFSKTVHAPDLVFLSAEISGGNNNSNFEPGETVTVVTTVRNEGSAAIDSVSARLRCLSAYVGVIDSTGTFSPMLPDSSASNNSDPFLVYSSESTPIGTNVLFELIVSRDYYCDTLEFSLCIGAVHYYIWNPDITPTPGQNMQNILDYLGYSGDYGTNLATDLNLYRSVWVCLGVYPNNYVIPSGSPEALALTEYAQNGGRVYMEGGDVWYYDPLGGGHDFRQLFGIDATADGAGDMGPVAGQPTTFTTGMNFGYGGENSFMDHISPLNANAFLIMRDGDNYYDCGVAYNQGTYCTVASSFELGLLNDGSPPSIRSALLDSIIHFFNITTGIEENTGLQDISGPVLNVFPNPFRGILHIECHMRAPDNEGQESEAAIHIYDVAGRLVRTIRPGKGEYTAHWDCNDDKGRKVSGGVYFVKLATEDKKNCTKVVLLK, encoded by the coding sequence ATGAAATTCGCAATCTGCATAATCCTGCTGGCGATCGGACTTCATGGTCAAAACCCTGGTGCTCGTTACCTGATAATCACACACGATGAATTTGCCGACGCAATCCGGCCTTTGGCCAGATGGAAGCATAAAAAGGGTATGCGCACGAAAACAGTATTGCTCTCAGAAACCGGCCATACTGCCGACTCGATCCGTAACTATATAATCGATGCGTACAATACATGGCAGATTCCGCCTGAATTCCTGCTGCTTGTCGGTGCTCCCAATTTTCTGCCCATGACCAGTGCTGGCGGCACGATATCTGACAACTACTATACTGACGTGGATAACAACCTCTTCAATGACATCATATCCGGGCGTTTGACCGTTCATAACGTTACAGAAGCGCAGACAGTCGTTAACAAGATACTACTTTATGAAAGGACCCCGTATCTCGAGGATGCTTCGTGGTTCACGAACGCCTGTTTGATCGCCAACGAAGATTACGGTTCATACCCGCCGGTCGGCAATGACACGGTCTACTGGAATGATATTCGCCTTGCCAAAAACCATATGTTGACAAATGGTTATGGTACGATCGATACGTTCTCGTACGGGTTGGGTAACGACAAATATGATGTCATCAACGCAGTCAACAATGGCCGTGGTTTTGTGCTGTATCGCGGTTCAGGATTGAACAATTGGTCCTACCCATTCGATGTTGCCCCTGATCAGACGGCAAACGGTGCAAAACTGCCGATCGTGTTGTCGATCACGTGCCGTACCATGAGCACGAGCGCAACTCCGGCAGCTGCCGAGAAGTGGCTGCTAACTGGTACACCAACGACCCCTCGCGGCGGCGCCGGGTTCTTCGCAACCACGACCACCGGCATTGGTTTTATAACCTTCTTACGCAGCGCGGTTTGCCGGGGTTTCTTCAACGCACTCTTCCTCGAGGATAAACACACCTTTGGCGGGGCATGTGAGGGCGGCCGCAGAAATGTATATGCTCTCTATAGCAGCACGAGTGAGTATCGTGGTTTCACTACGCTGGGTGACCCGGAAATGAACATCTGGACCGATACGCCCTGCTCTCTCATTGTCGACCATCCTCAGGTAGTACCCGTGGGCAATGCTAATCTCACGGTCAGTGTCATACAGGCTGCCACCTCTTTACCCGTTGATCGCGCCATTGTGTGTATCACGGCAAAAGCGGATACCGCGCTCTATGCCGTTGATTCAACCGATGCCTCAGGAAATGTCTATTTCAGTATCCAACCGCAAGTAATGTCCGATACCCTTTTCGTGACTGTCACCGGCAGGAATCTCCAGCCTTACGAGGGTACGATGCTCACGTTCAGCACCGGTAGTTATGTTGTTCATCACAGGTCTTTGATCGACGATTCCATCGGCGGCAACAACGACGGAATGATAAATCCCGGCGAGTACATAGTGATGCCGCTCTGGGTAAGAAACTGTGGTGACAGTACTGCCCACAACGTTCTCGGCGCCCTGCGTTCAAGTGATAGTTACGTTACTATAACTGATTCAGTGAAGACATTCGGCAACATTCTACCGGGCGATTCAGCATTCACCGGTGACGATGGTTATGATTTCGAAGTTGCCCAGAACGTCCACGATGAACATATCCTTGAATTTGAACTATCATGCCGTGACATCAACGATTCGGTATGGACATCCTTTTTCAGTAAGACCGTCCATGCTCCTGATCTAGTATTTCTGAGTGCCGAGATCAGCGGCGGCAACAACAACAGCAATTTCGAACCAGGAGAAACAGTGACTGTTGTCACGACGGTCAGGAATGAAGGTAGTGCCGCAATTGACAGTGTCAGTGCCCGGCTGCGCTGTCTTTCTGCATATGTGGGCGTAATCGATTCAACGGGAACATTCAGTCCGATGCTGCCCGACAGCAGCGCGTCGAACAATTCCGATCCGTTCCTTGTGTATTCAAGCGAGAGCACGCCGATTGGCACCAACGTATTGTTCGAACTCATTGTGAGCCGGGACTATTATTGTGATACCCTGGAATTCTCCCTATGCATAGGAGCTGTTCATTACTATATCTGGAATCCCGATATCACACCAACGCCTGGACAGAACATGCAGAACATTCTGGACTATTTAGGTTACAGCGGAGATTATGGCACAAATCTGGCCACCGATCTCAATCTTTATCGATCCGTTTGGGTGTGTCTGGGTGTGTATCCAAACAACTACGTGATCCCTTCGGGCAGCCCTGAAGCGTTGGCGCTGACAGAGTATGCGCAGAACGGTGGCCGAGTTTATATGGAGGGTGGTGATGTCTGGTATTATGACCCATTGGGTGGCGGGCATGATTTCCGTCAGCTTTTTGGGATAGATGCGACGGCCGATGGTGCAGGCGATATGGGACCTGTTGCGGGGCAACCTACCACGTTCACCACAGGCATGAACTTTGGTTATGGAGGTGAAAATAGCTTCATGGACCACATAAGCCCGCTCAACGCTAACGCATTTTTGATCATGCGTGACGGCGACAACTACTATGACTGCGGGGTAGCCTATAACCAGGGCACTTATTGCACGGTTGCCAGCTCATTTGAACTCGGCCTGCTGAACGATGGCTCACCTCCGTCGATACGCAGCGCCTTGCTCGATTCTATCATACATTTCTTCAACATCACGACCGGTATCGAAGAGAACACAGGCTTGCAGGATATATCCGGTCCCGTGCTGAATGTTTTTCCCAATCCATTCCGCGGGATACTGCATATCGAATGCCACATGCGAGCGCCGGACAATGAAGGTCAGGAAAGTGAGGCCGCAATCCACATCTATGACGTGGCTGGCCGGTTGGTACGGACCATAAGACCCGGCAAGGGAGAATATACAGCTCACTGGGACTGCAATGACGACAAGGGCCGAAAAGTATCCGGAGGCGTATATTTTGTGAAGCTGGCCACTGAAGATAAAAAGAATTGCACTAAAGTAGTATTATTGAAATAG